A genomic segment from Takifugu rubripes chromosome 20, fTakRub1.2, whole genome shotgun sequence encodes:
- the cbr4 gene encoding carbonyl reductase family member 4 — protein sequence MSRLAVVCGGSRGIGRAVSHLLAQRGCRLAVVSRNKDAARTAVASLHGEDHIALSCDVSKEEEVQKTFETIQKTSGNISYLVNTAGINRDALLLRTKQEEMVALLHTNLLGAMLTCRAALRSMLRTEGAAIVNIGSVVGLKGNAGQCAYSASKSGLEGFTRSLAKEVASRHIRVNLVAPGFIRTDMTAGMKDADGASSIPLGRFGEPEDVAQAVLFLLESPYITGQVLVVDGGLQLAM from the exons ATGTCCAGGCTGGCCGTGGTGTGTGGGGGCTCCAGGGGCATCGGGAGGGCTGTGTCCCACCTGCTGGCTCAGAGGGGCTGCAGGCTGGCCGTCGTCTCTAGGAATAAAGACGCAGCCCGCACCGCTGTGGCCTCTCTGCACGGAG AAGACCATATTGCTCTCAGCTGTGACGtctccaaagaggaggaggtgcagaaaACCTTTGAAACCATCCAGAAGACCTCTGGAAACATCTCTTACCTTGTGAACACAGCTGGAATCAACAG ggatgCTTTATTACTGAGGACTAagcaggaggagatggtggCGCTGCTTCACACCAACTTGCTGGGCGCCATGCTGACCTGCAGGGCGGCGCTGCGCAGCATGTTGCGCACTGAGGGAGCTGCCATTGTTAATATAG GCTCTGTTGTGGGTCTGAAGGGGAACGCCGGCCAGTGTGCGTACAGCGCCAGTAAATCTGGTCTGGAAGGCTTCACGCGGTCTTTGGCTAAAGAAGTCGCTTCGCGCCACATCAGAGTGAACCTGGTGGCTCCAG GTTTCATTCGCACCGACATGACTGCTGGGATGAAGGACGCTGACGGGGCTTCTTCCATCCCGCTCGGGAGATTCGGCGAGCCAGAGGATGTCGCCCAAGCCGTCCTTTTCCTTTTAGAGTCACCTTATATCACAGGACAGGTGCTGGTGGTGGACGGAGGACTGCAGCTGGCCATGTAG